A window of the Desulforapulum autotrophicum HRM2 genome harbors these coding sequences:
- a CDS encoding DUF3124 domain-containing protein, protein MGKKVFLMWVILFLISFSFVNVSISADQPPGLSRGQMIYVPSYSHIYIGNKERFLLLTITLSVRNIDPNHSIRINHVDYYETQGKRLKKCLDKPVILKPLESYRYIIAEKDQSGGSGANFMVEWASEIPANSPIVEAIMIGTQNQQGISFTSRGRVIVLDKK, encoded by the coding sequence ATGGGGAAAAAAGTTTTTTTGATGTGGGTAATACTGTTTTTAATCAGTTTCAGTTTTGTGAATGTTTCCATCTCTGCAGACCAGCCCCCTGGGTTGTCCAGGGGGCAAATGATTTATGTGCCATCCTATTCCCATATCTATATTGGAAACAAAGAACGCTTTTTGTTGCTGACGATCACATTGAGTGTTCGAAACATCGATCCAAATCATTCCATAAGGATCAACCACGTTGACTATTACGAGACCCAGGGAAAGCGTTTGAAAAAATGTTTAGACAAACCTGTTATCCTGAAACCCCTTGAATCCTATCGATATATCATTGCTGAAAAAGACCAGAGCGGCGGATCAGGTGCCAACTTCATGGTGGAGTGGGCGTCTGAAATTCCTGCTAATTCGCCGATCGTTGAAGCCATTATGATAGGAACCCAGAACCAGCAGGGGATTTCCTTTACCTCCCGGGGCCGGGTTATTGTTTTAGATAAAAAATAA
- a CDS encoding NADP-dependent oxidoreductase, with protein sequence MSQTKQHNRQILLAKRPKGAPVPEDFSLVKVPVPEPSQGQMRLRTAYLSLDPYMRGRMSAGPSYAEPVKIGEVMVGATICRVEASRHPDYTDGEWVLAHGGWQDYVLSDGTGLTPLGQAPENPSYALGILGMPGFTAYMGLLDIGQPVKGETLVVGAATGPVGATVGQIGKLKGCRVVGVAGGREKCSYAKEVLGFDECLNHKSSDFAQALARACPRGIDVYFESIGGKVFDAVLPLLNIKARIPVCGLISQYNATALPDGPDRLSRLMGTILVKRLKVQGFIIFDDYGDRYDEFARQMSQWLESGKIKYREHLIDGLEAAPSAFIGLLQGQNFGKLVVRVNDQN encoded by the coding sequence ATGTCACAGACAAAACAGCACAATCGCCAGATTCTCCTGGCAAAACGCCCCAAGGGCGCCCCTGTACCTGAAGATTTTAGTTTGGTAAAAGTCCCTGTGCCCGAACCTTCCCAGGGCCAGATGCGGCTTCGCACGGCGTATCTCTCCCTTGATCCCTACATGCGGGGCAGAATGAGTGCCGGGCCGTCCTATGCAGAACCTGTGAAGATAGGTGAAGTGATGGTCGGTGCCACAATATGCCGGGTGGAAGCGTCCCGACATCCTGACTACACGGATGGAGAGTGGGTGCTTGCCCATGGCGGATGGCAGGATTACGTCCTTTCCGATGGTACGGGCCTGACCCCATTAGGCCAAGCCCCTGAAAACCCCTCCTATGCCCTGGGGATTCTGGGCATGCCCGGCTTTACTGCCTACATGGGGTTGCTCGATATTGGCCAACCGGTAAAGGGAGAGACCCTGGTGGTTGGAGCGGCAACAGGGCCTGTGGGGGCAACGGTGGGCCAAATTGGAAAGCTCAAAGGATGTCGTGTTGTCGGCGTTGCAGGCGGCAGGGAGAAATGCAGCTATGCAAAGGAAGTGCTTGGTTTTGATGAGTGTCTGAACCACAAATCTTCAGATTTTGCACAGGCCCTGGCCCGGGCCTGTCCCAGGGGAATCGACGTCTATTTTGAAAGCATCGGGGGCAAGGTGTTTGATGCGGTCCTGCCACTTCTCAATATAAAGGCCAGAATCCCCGTGTGTGGTCTCATTTCCCAATACAATGCCACAGCCCTTCCCGACGGCCCGGACCGTTTGTCCAGACTCATGGGAACCATTCTGGTCAAACGTCTGAAGGTTCAGGGATTCATTATCTTTGACGATTATGGCGACCGGTATGACGAATTTGCCCGACAGATGTCCCAGTGGCTGGAATCAGGAAAGATCAAATACCGCGAGCACCTGATTGACGGGTTGGAGGCTGCACCCAGCGCCTTTATCGGTTTGCTGCAAGGACAAAATTTCGGAAAACTGGTCGTCCGGGTAAACGACCAAAACTAA
- a CDS encoding iron-containing alcohol dehydrogenase: MLDFNFHNPTKILFGKGKIAAIKQHIPGKSRVLVLYGGGSVKKNGTLNEVFAALDGYTLFEFGGIEPNPSFETLMKAVEMVHKESIDFLLAVGGGSVIDGTKFVAAAALFEADPWSIMEQGGAPIQRALPMGAVLTLPATGSEMNCGGVVTRKSIQAKLAFQSPHVFPVFSVLDPEKTYTLPLRQISNGVVDAFVHVVEQYLTYPVKAKVQDRFAEGLLLTLIEEGPKALDNPKDYDLRSNLMWTATLALNGLIGAGVPQDWGTHMIGHELTAMHGLDHAQTLAVVLPSLLTVCKENKQKKLVQYAERVWGLNQGGQDQRIEQAIDFTRQFFEKMQVKTRLSDYGIGKESIPALVAQLEAHKMVHLGERRDITPDVSQKILELSL, from the coding sequence ATGTTAGATTTCAATTTCCATAATCCGACCAAAATACTGTTTGGCAAGGGCAAAATAGCTGCTATCAAACAGCATATCCCTGGGAAAAGCCGGGTGCTGGTACTATATGGCGGCGGCAGTGTCAAAAAGAACGGTACCCTGAATGAGGTGTTTGCAGCCCTTGACGGATATACCCTGTTTGAATTTGGCGGTATAGAGCCCAATCCCTCGTTTGAGACATTGATGAAGGCCGTTGAAATGGTGCACAAGGAGTCCATTGATTTTCTCCTGGCGGTTGGCGGCGGGTCTGTCATTGACGGAACCAAGTTTGTTGCAGCCGCAGCCCTGTTTGAGGCAGACCCCTGGTCGATTATGGAACAGGGGGGTGCACCAATCCAAAGGGCCTTGCCCATGGGAGCCGTATTGACCCTCCCTGCAACGGGCTCAGAGATGAATTGCGGCGGCGTGGTAACACGCAAATCCATACAGGCGAAACTTGCCTTCCAGAGCCCCCATGTCTTTCCGGTTTTTTCCGTACTGGACCCTGAAAAGACCTATACCCTGCCGTTGCGGCAGATCAGCAACGGTGTTGTTGACGCCTTTGTCCATGTGGTCGAGCAGTACCTCACCTATCCGGTAAAGGCAAAGGTTCAGGATCGGTTTGCCGAAGGGTTGCTGCTGACCCTGATTGAAGAGGGACCTAAGGCCCTTGACAATCCAAAAGATTACGATCTTCGTTCCAATCTCATGTGGACGGCAACCCTTGCCTTGAACGGTTTGATCGGGGCAGGTGTGCCCCAGGATTGGGGCACCCACATGATCGGGCATGAACTCACGGCCATGCATGGCCTTGACCACGCCCAGACCCTTGCCGTGGTCCTGCCAAGCCTGCTGACCGTATGCAAAGAAAACAAACAAAAAAAGCTTGTCCAATATGCTGAACGTGTCTGGGGACTCAACCAGGGCGGTCAGGACCAGCGCATTGAACAAGCCATTGATTTTACCCGTCAATTCTTTGAAAAAATGCAGGTAAAAACCAGGCTGTCTGATTACGGCATCGGCAAAGAGAGCATCCCCGCCCTTGTGGCGCAACTTGAGGCCCATAAAATGGTACATCTGGGTGAAAGACGGGATATCACCCCTGATGTGAGCCAAAAGATCCTGGAACTGAGCCTGTAA
- a CDS encoding TetR/AcrR family transcriptional regulator yields the protein MEKRAKKTDTRIKLIETGLTLFAKNGYNGTGIKEIVDGADVPKGSFYNYFRSKEAFTVEIIRHYSQALSNMWDASLASGPSDDPHGALRNSFEMIVGLQEGAGVKSGCLIGNLAAEISEASDLCRQEMHRSTTAWKDRVSFYIEQGQAGGSIRNDISSRTLTEFIWNAWEGALLNMKIANSTDPIKECICVLFDFFLKPQKN from the coding sequence ATGGAAAAAAGAGCCAAGAAAACAGACACAAGAATAAAACTCATTGAAACCGGACTTACTTTGTTTGCCAAAAATGGGTATAACGGCACGGGCATCAAAGAGATTGTCGATGGGGCGGACGTTCCCAAGGGATCATTCTATAATTACTTCAGAAGTAAAGAAGCCTTTACCGTTGAAATCATCCGCCATTACTCACAAGCCCTGTCGAATATGTGGGATGCGTCTCTTGCATCGGGCCCATCCGATGATCCCCATGGGGCATTGCGCAACAGCTTTGAAATGATCGTTGGCCTTCAGGAAGGAGCCGGAGTTAAATCAGGATGCCTGATAGGTAACCTCGCAGCAGAAATCAGCGAGGCAAGCGATCTGTGCCGCCAGGAAATGCATCGGTCAACCACTGCCTGGAAGGACCGGGTTTCATTTTACATCGAGCAGGGTCAAGCAGGGGGGAGCATCCGGAACGATATTTCTTCCCGTACCCTGACAGAGTTCATCTGGAACGCCTGGGAAGGGGCCCTGCTTAATATGAAGATCGCCAATTCTACTGACCCCATAAAAGAATGTATTTGCGTACTGTTTGACTTTTTTCTCAAACCTCAAAAGAATTAA
- a CDS encoding glutaredoxin family protein — MLKVYAAHWCPHCTKTVDYLKKNNIEFEYIEIEAQPDQTIKKIIEVNGGDDWVIPTLEFNGKWRPGKVYNEFELHFDLKEMGVIGQK; from the coding sequence ATGCTGAAAGTATATGCTGCCCATTGGTGTCCCCATTGTACAAAAACCGTTGACTACTTAAAAAAGAACAATATTGAATTTGAATACATTGAGATAGAAGCGCAGCCGGACCAGACCATTAAAAAGATCATTGAGGTCAATGGGGGTGACGACTGGGTCATTCCCACCCTTGAATTTAACGGCAAATGGAGACCTGGCAAGGTTTATAACGAGTTTGAACTTCACTTTGATTTAAAAGAGATGGGCGTCATCGGCCAGAAATAA
- a CDS encoding metallophosphoesterase family protein, translated as MRIAVFSDVHSNLEALQAFIEHAATRRISHYMCLGDIVGYGASPNACIRLVQTMPGIRFIVGNHDNAATGGGHHMGVTAAKALSWTIMRLSPESHVFLKSMKENIKTGNLFFCHANPCGISDWYYISKKSLISRTFFLTRAKILFAGHTHSAAVITRKNFLCMYIRKPGNGAVVPVAGVNRQIFNCGSIGQPRDGDPRASYLIYDTLEEVVEFHRVAYDLKGAAKRIMDAGLPEALALRLSLGV; from the coding sequence ATGAGAATTGCCGTATTTTCAGATGTTCATTCCAACCTGGAAGCGCTTCAGGCCTTTATTGAGCATGCTGCCACCCGGCGGATCAGCCACTATATGTGCCTTGGCGATATTGTGGGTTACGGGGCCAGTCCCAACGCCTGCATTCGCCTTGTTCAAACCATGCCTGGAATTCGTTTTATTGTCGGCAACCATGATAATGCCGCCACAGGGGGGGGGCATCACATGGGCGTTACTGCAGCCAAGGCCCTGTCATGGACAATTATGCGCCTGTCTCCGGAAAGTCATGTTTTTCTGAAAAGCATGAAGGAAAATATTAAAACAGGGAACCTGTTCTTCTGCCATGCCAACCCATGTGGTATCTCAGACTGGTATTATATCTCAAAAAAATCATTGATTTCCCGGACTTTTTTTCTGACCCGGGCCAAAATTCTCTTTGCTGGCCACACCCATTCGGCAGCCGTCATTACCCGCAAAAATTTTCTTTGCATGTATATCCGGAAACCTGGAAACGGGGCAGTGGTCCCCGTGGCCGGAGTCAATCGTCAGATATTCAACTGTGGCAGCATCGGCCAGCCAAGGGATGGCGACCCCCGGGCCTCCTACCTTATTTACGACACCCTTGAGGAAGTGGTTGAGTTCCACAGGGTGGCCTATGACCTTAAGGGGGCGGCAAAAAGGATAATGGACGCAGGCCTGCCCGAGGCGTTGGCGTTGCGCCTTTCCCTGGGGGTGTAA
- a CDS encoding serine/threonine protein kinase: protein MLSDTLLMLDLTEVEERLIQQLTRPFEIRMMSIKPFDPQNNASLFHGKNICMVILHAGPDQTDTITGIHAIKKALKRPVPLLVLIPEVPPSPLNKFMKAGADDYVVMPLDADSFAMRFYVLLECGQAILQTQQDNEPDLDAWQVIVGYIQEGLRFFTPKSQLTLKGRRPISDRWIPEKRIAVGGDAEIWLVQDRGKAKKAVAKIPHSPGMNVNALRAAAVLKRLVYHPNIVHLIEVIKENDRFILIQEYVDGMTLWDLLATRPSARKKEALFLQLLSVVAYAHGHGIMHRDIKPDNIMVRFDGRLKLLDFGSAKKTTWKDHDTSPQGTLNFMPPEQFEGKTCLASDVWALGIILYLFTINRLPLCQDNSVYPMDVEMEMTVVAPRDIIPHVPVHLEQVIMTCLSKDPAKRYRDGSILRNDLLGRLPDFGNGSQIPGW, encoded by the coding sequence ATGTTATCAGATACCTTACTGATGCTTGACCTTACCGAGGTGGAGGAGAGGCTCATTCAGCAATTGACCCGTCCCTTTGAAATCCGTATGATGTCTATCAAACCGTTCGATCCCCAGAATAACGCTTCTTTATTCCATGGTAAAAACATCTGTATGGTTATCCTCCATGCCGGTCCGGATCAAACTGACACCATTACCGGAATCCATGCCATTAAGAAGGCCTTGAAAAGGCCTGTTCCCCTTCTCGTGCTGATACCTGAAGTCCCACCGTCACCCTTGAATAAATTCATGAAAGCCGGTGCGGACGATTATGTTGTGATGCCGCTGGATGCGGACAGCTTTGCCATGCGGTTTTATGTGCTGCTTGAATGCGGCCAGGCCATCTTACAGACCCAGCAGGACAACGAACCTGACCTGGATGCCTGGCAGGTGATCGTGGGATACATCCAGGAAGGCCTCCGTTTTTTTACCCCCAAATCCCAACTTACCCTAAAGGGCAGGCGCCCCATTTCCGACCGCTGGATCCCCGAAAAAAGGATTGCCGTGGGAGGAGACGCCGAAATATGGCTTGTTCAGGACCGGGGAAAAGCAAAAAAAGCCGTTGCAAAAATCCCCCACTCCCCCGGGATGAACGTCAATGCCCTGCGTGCAGCAGCTGTTCTCAAGCGGCTGGTGTATCATCCCAATATTGTTCATCTCATTGAGGTAATAAAGGAAAATGACCGATTTATACTCATCCAGGAATATGTGGACGGTATGACCCTGTGGGATCTTCTGGCAACCCGTCCTTCGGCCCGAAAAAAAGAGGCCCTTTTTCTGCAACTTCTTTCCGTGGTTGCCTATGCCCATGGCCATGGGATCATGCACAGGGACATCAAACCCGACAATATCATGGTCCGGTTTGACGGCAGGTTGAAGCTGCTTGATTTCGGCAGTGCAAAAAAAACGACCTGGAAGGATCACGACACGTCCCCCCAGGGAACCTTGAACTTTATGCCCCCTGAACAGTTCGAGGGAAAGACCTGCCTTGCAAGCGATGTGTGGGCCCTCGGGATCATCCTCTACCTTTTTACGATCAATCGCCTGCCCCTTTGCCAGGACAACAGTGTTTATCCCATGGACGTTGAAATGGAAATGACCGTGGTGGCTCCCCGTGACATCATACCGCATGTCCCGGTTCACCTGGAACAGGTGATCATGACCTGTCTTTCAAAGGATCCGGCAAAGCGCTACAGGGATGGATCCATCCTCAGGAACGACCTGCTGGGAAGACTTCCGGATTTTGGAAACGGAAGTCAGATACCAGGCTGGTGA
- the rsgA gene encoding ribosome small subunit-dependent GTPase A, with product MKNNRPGVIVAHHGIAVDILFESGERQMVKVKRRSGHVVGDSVDVGEHGLTRVPRRTELCRRDSRGGIRIVGANLDVLGIVVSSLPVPPFGYVDQAIVAARQADLTPVLVINKGDLEGAERFIAGFKEIYQGAVDLFVVSAVTGAGLHDLESFLGKGGGLRSFFVGLTGVGKSSLLNAICPTLDLRIGELYEAGRRGCNTTTVSTLHSLPGGGELVDTPGFNEFGLVDISPRDLAGYFPGFERAMDHGLCRFRDCLHRTEPGCAVADGVESGRISNERYTTYLQILNLLEAGDARFKTRR from the coding sequence ATGAAAAATAATCGTCCGGGCGTGATCGTTGCCCACCATGGGATTGCCGTGGATATTTTGTTTGAATCTGGAGAACGGCAGATGGTAAAGGTGAAGAGACGTTCAGGCCACGTTGTCGGTGACAGCGTAGACGTGGGAGAGCACGGTCTGACAAGGGTACCCCGCAGGACGGAACTTTGCCGAAGGGACTCCCGGGGCGGTATCCGGATTGTCGGTGCAAACCTGGACGTTCTCGGCATTGTGGTGTCGTCCCTGCCTGTGCCTCCCTTTGGATATGTGGACCAGGCCATTGTTGCGGCAAGGCAGGCCGATCTTACGCCTGTGCTGGTTATCAACAAAGGTGACCTGGAAGGTGCTGAAAGATTCATCGCCGGGTTTAAGGAAATTTACCAGGGTGCTGTGGATCTCTTTGTCGTGAGTGCGGTCACAGGGGCAGGTCTCCATGACCTGGAGTCGTTTCTGGGCAAAGGAGGGGGCCTGCGAAGCTTTTTTGTGGGTTTGACAGGGGTTGGCAAAAGTTCGTTGCTCAATGCCATCTGCCCGACCCTGGACCTCAGGATAGGAGAACTCTATGAGGCCGGCCGTCGGGGCTGTAACACCACCACGGTTTCCACCCTTCATTCACTTCCGGGCGGTGGTGAACTCGTGGATACCCCTGGTTTCAACGAGTTTGGGCTTGTTGATATCTCTCCCCGGGATCTGGCCGGCTATTTTCCCGGATTCGAACGGGCCATGGACCATGGCCTATGCCGTTTCAGGGATTGTCTGCACCGTACGGAACCTGGTTGTGCCGTTGCAGATGGTGTGGAAAGCGGCAGGATCTCAAACGAACGATACACCACCTACCTGCAGATTCTGAACCTTCTGGAAGCAGGAGATGCAAGGTTTAAAACCCGACGATAG
- a CDS encoding type III PLP-dependent enzyme — protein sequence MPISPEEYINPETFERIKTFAEDKDTPFLVIDTATVERRLEQLINVFPYASIYYAVKANPAIEILTMMRDKNVNFDIASIYELDRVLSLGISPDRISFGNTIKKSKDVRYFYEKGVRMYATDSEADIRNIARAAPGSRIYVRILTEGTLTADWPLSRKFGCQLDMAMDLIILAKDLGLIPYGISFHVGSQQREIGAWDAAIGKVKGIFDRLEQEDDINLQMINLGGGFPANYLSKANDLETYGQEITRFLTESFGDDLPQIILEPGRSLIADAGVMVTEVVLIARKSRTALHRWVYLDVGKFSGLIETMDESIKYPIFTGKKGEVEEVVLAGPTCDSADILYENYKYKLPLNLAISDRVYWLSTGAYTSSYSAVEFNGFPPLAVYFI from the coding sequence ATGCCCATATCACCAGAAGAATACATAAATCCAGAAACATTTGAACGAATCAAAACCTTCGCCGAAGACAAGGATACGCCCTTTCTGGTCATTGATACGGCAACGGTTGAACGTCGGCTGGAACAACTGATCAATGTCTTTCCCTATGCCAGCATATATTATGCGGTAAAGGCAAATCCGGCAATTGAAATTCTGACCATGATGCGGGATAAAAATGTCAATTTTGACATCGCCTCGATCTATGAGCTGGACCGGGTCCTCTCCCTGGGCATATCTCCAGACAGAATCAGTTTTGGCAACACCATAAAAAAAAGCAAGGATGTCAGATATTTCTATGAAAAAGGTGTACGCATGTATGCCACAGACTCTGAAGCAGACATCCGCAACATCGCAAGGGCGGCCCCGGGCTCCCGAATTTATGTCCGCATATTAACCGAAGGCACGCTTACAGCGGACTGGCCCTTGTCCAGAAAATTCGGCTGCCAGTTGGACATGGCCATGGATCTCATCATCCTTGCAAAGGATCTGGGCCTTATTCCCTATGGAATTTCGTTCCATGTGGGATCCCAACAGCGCGAAATTGGTGCCTGGGATGCTGCCATTGGAAAGGTAAAGGGCATTTTTGACCGCCTTGAACAGGAGGATGACATCAATCTGCAGATGATCAACCTGGGTGGGGGATTTCCAGCAAACTATCTGTCCAAAGCCAATGACCTTGAAACCTACGGACAGGAAATCACCCGTTTTCTTACGGAAAGCTTTGGGGATGATCTGCCCCAAATCATCCTGGAACCTGGCAGGTCACTGATAGCGGATGCAGGGGTCATGGTCACCGAGGTGGTGTTGATTGCGCGAAAATCCAGAACAGCCCTCCACCGCTGGGTATATCTGGATGTGGGAAAATTTTCCGGATTGATCGAAACAATGGACGAATCCATCAAATACCCCATCTTTACCGGGAAAAAAGGTGAGGTGGAAGAGGTGGTTCTTGCCGGGCCAACCTGCGACAGTGCCGACATCCTGTACGAAAATTATAAATACAAACTGCCGCTGAACCTTGCCATCAGTGACCGGGTTTACTGGCTCTCCACCGGTGCATACACAAGCAGTTACAGCGCCGTTGAGTTCAACGGGTTCCCGCCGTTAGCGGTCTATTTCATATAA
- a CDS encoding methyl-accepting chemotaxis protein: MSRQTPAFRFGIQTKILIPMVIMLFASILVISIYSYLQQKRIINNLMNNIVTTALEQIIQGVDQSENGISALKTALNKNYLRQVRAIRKIFEVTQQPPTTEQAIALAKDIGVDEIHVVDADGILKWGNIPEFYGFDFHTTDQTQPLIAGLTQKRFELAQAPQARGTDKVLFQYITVARQDRPGLIQIGVQPRELQELIQKTDIQAIIQGQKVGEQGYAVLIDIKGTTIADPDPQKIGTDITRFNWGKQIVDQRQGMLKYLFNKEEYLCAFQQKNDKIVIATLLTEPYMTPLKDLKTRMFMAAILSILISFMVVFLISKRIVISVNNAVTGLKNISEGEGDLTQRLEIKSSDEVGELAHWFNAFIYRMQEIVKDISSNAVTLSASSTEVSDLSIQMSQEAGGMSERSAMVAAAAEEMNSSMCSVAAASEQASLNINMMATATEEMTSTINEIAHNSEKARSVTDEMVAHARVVSGKVNELGRATMDIGKVTEAITDISEQINLLSLNATIEAARAGESGKGFAVVANEIKELAKQTSVATLEIKEKIGGVQLSTKETVAEVDKISTVIKNVNEMVTTIAAAVEEQSATTNEIASNVLQASKGIQEVNQNVAESSTASEQIAKGIFEVNHAATQMSGNSSKVNTRAHDLSKLAETLKKLVERFKI; this comes from the coding sequence ATGAGCAGACAGACACCGGCCTTCCGGTTTGGCATCCAGACTAAAATTTTAATTCCCATGGTTATAATGCTTTTTGCATCCATACTGGTCATATCCATCTATTCATATCTACAGCAGAAACGCATAATCAATAATTTAATGAACAATATCGTGACAACCGCTCTGGAACAAATCATCCAGGGTGTTGATCAATCGGAAAACGGCATCTCCGCATTGAAGACAGCTCTGAACAAGAACTACCTTCGCCAGGTAAGGGCTATCAGGAAAATTTTCGAGGTGACCCAGCAGCCACCGACAACGGAACAGGCAATTGCACTGGCAAAGGATATTGGCGTGGATGAAATACATGTAGTCGACGCAGACGGTATCCTTAAATGGGGCAACATCCCCGAATTTTACGGATTTGATTTCCACACCACAGATCAAACCCAGCCCCTGATAGCGGGATTGACACAAAAACGATTTGAACTTGCCCAGGCCCCCCAGGCAAGAGGGACCGATAAGGTTCTGTTTCAATATATAACCGTTGCAAGGCAAGACCGGCCCGGATTGATTCAGATTGGCGTCCAGCCCAGGGAGCTTCAGGAACTGATACAAAAGACAGACATCCAAGCCATTATACAGGGCCAGAAGGTCGGTGAACAGGGTTATGCCGTTCTCATCGACATTAAGGGAACAACAATTGCCGATCCAGATCCCCAAAAAATCGGCACAGACATCACCCGTTTTAATTGGGGAAAACAAATTGTAGATCAAAGACAAGGCATGCTTAAATATCTTTTCAACAAAGAAGAATACCTGTGTGCCTTTCAACAAAAAAATGACAAAATCGTCATTGCAACTCTTCTGACTGAACCGTATATGACCCCGTTAAAGGACCTGAAAACCCGAATGTTCATGGCTGCCATCCTTTCCATTCTGATTTCATTTATGGTTGTCTTCCTCATCAGTAAACGCATTGTTATTTCAGTCAACAATGCAGTCACTGGCCTCAAAAACATCTCAGAAGGAGAAGGAGACCTCACCCAGAGGCTTGAGATAAAAAGCAGTGACGAAGTCGGAGAACTTGCTCACTGGTTCAATGCCTTTATCTATAGAATGCAGGAAATTGTAAAGGATATTTCAAGTAATGCCGTCACTCTGAGCGCATCCTCAACCGAGGTTTCCGATCTTTCCATACAGATGTCCCAGGAAGCTGGGGGCATGTCCGAAAGGTCTGCCATGGTTGCTGCGGCGGCCGAAGAGATGAATTCCAGTATGTGTTCCGTGGCTGCCGCAAGTGAGCAGGCATCCTTGAATATCAACATGATGGCAACTGCCACGGAAGAGATGACCAGCACAATCAACGAAATCGCACATAATTCAGAAAAAGCCCGTTCCGTAACAGACGAGATGGTCGCCCATGCCAGGGTTGTCTCTGGAAAGGTGAACGAACTGGGAAGGGCAACAATGGATATCGGTAAGGTCACAGAGGCGATAACAGATATATCTGAACAGATCAATCTGCTATCGTTGAATGCAACCATTGAAGCGGCCCGGGCTGGTGAGTCAGGTAAAGGCTTTGCCGTGGTTGCCAATGAAATCAAGGAACTTGCAAAGCAGACGTCGGTGGCAACCCTTGAGATAAAAGAAAAAATCGGCGGGGTTCAGCTCTCCACAAAGGAAACCGTTGCCGAAGTTGACAAGATTTCAACGGTTATCAAAAATGTCAATGAAATGGTTACAACCATTGCAGCGGCAGTTGAAGAACAATCTGCCACTACAAATGAAATCGCCAGCAATGTCTTACAGGCATCCAAGGGAATCCAGGAGGTGAACCAGAATGTTGCTGAAAGTTCAACGGCTTCCGAACAAATAGCCAAAGGAATCTTCGAGGTAAACCATGCAGCCACCCAGATGTCGGGCAACAGCTCTAAGGTGAACACCCGTGCCCATGACCTGTCCAAACTTGCTGAAACCTTAAAAAAGCTGGTGGAACGATTTAAGATTTGA
- a CDS encoding AEC family transporter, whose amino-acid sequence MIILNAIFPLFCLLALGGMLRHFKITNGQFLATSDRLVYYIFFPVMLFWKIGGATTDGGAGFNLCAAAILSVIVVYLLSLGAIRVFNVPSFQAGSFSQACYRFNTYIGMAVVMTTLGETGVRYFGILIGFAIPFINVLAVSTLIWYSGKKGTPRENASYLLRALISNPLIIGCAAGLLFSKFEFSFPVFLDNTFRMMTSVTLPLALLSIGGGLSVASLKLNTVNSMIAALLKTAILPIVGFFLLKLFAVSGVPFKAGIIFFALPTSTAIYVLSAQLNSDTELASAAIMVSTVVSFIPLSIVLLL is encoded by the coding sequence ATGATTATCCTGAATGCCATATTTCCCCTGTTCTGCCTGCTCGCCCTTGGCGGTATGCTCAGACATTTTAAGATCACCAATGGGCAATTTCTCGCAACCTCTGATCGGCTGGTTTATTATATCTTTTTTCCGGTCATGCTCTTCTGGAAGATCGGCGGTGCAACAACGGATGGCGGTGCTGGTTTTAATCTATGCGCTGCCGCAATCCTCTCCGTGATTGTGGTGTATCTACTGAGCCTTGGTGCAATCCGTGTGTTCAACGTTCCAAGTTTCCAGGCCGGTTCTTTTTCCCAGGCCTGTTATCGGTTTAATACCTACATCGGGATGGCCGTTGTCATGACCACCCTTGGGGAAACCGGGGTCCGGTATTTTGGCATCCTTATCGGGTTTGCCATCCCATTTATCAATGTGCTGGCCGTTTCCACATTGATCTGGTATTCGGGAAAAAAAGGCACCCCCCGGGAAAACGCAAGTTATCTCTTGCGGGCATTGATCTCCAATCCCCTGATCATTGGGTGTGCTGCCGGGCTTTTGTTCTCTAAATTTGAGTTCAGCTTTCCGGTCTTTCTTGACAATACCTTTCGAATGATGACATCCGTGACCCTGCCACTTGCCCTTTTGTCCATCGGGGGGGGATTAAGCGTGGCCTCACTCAAGCTGAACACCGTAAATTCCATGATTGCAGCCCTATTGAAAACAGCCATTCTGCCCATAGTGGGGTTTTTCTTGCTAAAGCTGTTCGCTGTTTCAGGGGTTCCATTCAAGGCGGGCATTATTTTTTTTGCCCTGCCGACATCCACGGCCATTTATGTGTTGTCGGCACAGTTGAACAGCGATACTGAGCTTGCATCTGCCGCTATCATGGTGTCAACGGTTGTCTCGTTTATCCCCCTGTCTATTGTTTTGTTGCTTTAA